GGTGCGAGATATGCAAGAAGAAAACATATCCAGACACAGCCACGTTGACACCACTATTCCGTCTACTGTGAAGGTCCGTCTATCTTTAAGAAGAGTGACATGTTTTTCTGTTCTTTTAATTGTATATGGTGTACCATGTAACAACTCATGTATCTTGAAAACTTTGATAGACTTTCTCATTGATTTAGATAAAACCTTATACACTGTATTTATACACAAACGGTGGCTCATCAGGTGTTGTAAATGGTTAAGCTAGCATGTCCCAATCGATTCATATGAATCTATTGCTTGAGTTGTTTATTTTTGGTTCCGCTCCACTCCATCAGTAAAGATAGAGCCTGAAGACAGTGACAGTTGTGTAAATGtgaaaattatttgttataaaaaatagaacacaCAGTAAAACATGGATAATTCTTTCCAAGAATACGAgtagactaattttttttaaaacatatacaaaTTCTTTATAAAagcaattctaagcaagctcaaaacaaatttttgatTCGTTGACTAGTCACCACATTCCCGGAAACGTCTCCAATATGGATATGTGAATCAATTTGACGTCCCCGTGCTTCATAGCATTCAATTTGGTCCCACTACCTTGATATATGTCGACTAGTTTGTTTTATACACAAATGAATGCCACTAATAGATTATAGAATACAAAGGTCAACAACATAAGAAACTATTAATTGGACATTTTTCAGGTGCAACTGTAATAATTTAATGAATGCTTAATTGCTTTACATTCCACATAATATTCACCATTACAATGAAAAAATGGAAACGTACTTCCATAGTTCCATTTCACTTCGTTACATAAATATGAAAAACTGTTTTTCACAATAAAGAATTGGAATCCTAATTTTCATCCCATTGAAATTTATTAGTTACTTCTTTTAttccatatattttttaatcagtTACCAGTTACAGCCTTCATTCGTATATCAACACATATTCATGACACATAACATTAAGGTTGATGTTCATCATTTCATCAACCATAGGTCCATAAATACATATAAGGTAGCAAAGGGAATCTGcatagactatatatatatatatgtttttcaatgTTTTATTATGCTTCATATTACGATTTAATTTACGATAGACTGAACTAAGCTCAATCTCGCTTAGTAATTGTGACGCTAAGCCCATGCTTCATGCGAAGAATAAGACTGGGAAGTGGCTCGATCTTCTGGCCTTTGATGACATGAATGTCATAGTTTTGTAATATCTCAACAATAACTGTCTTCATCAGATTCATAGCTAATTGCTTACCAAGACAGCTTCTCGGGCCAGCATTAAACGCTAAGAATTTGAAGGAAGGTTCATGCCTTAAGCTACCTGTATTGGTTACCCATCTCTCTGGTTTAAATTCAGATGCATCTTCTCCCCATACAGCTTTCATCCTCCCAAGCGCGTAAAGAAGGATAATTATTTTGGCGTTTGCATGGACTTTATGCCCGCTTGGAAGCACATCTTTTTTTATGGGAGACGTGCGTTCGAAGGGAGCTGGTGGATATAACCTCATTGATTCATACAACGCTGCATGTAAGTACACCAGCTTGTTGAGCTCACTGGGATCAAGAGATGACTTCTCCTGGCCAGTTTTGGATTTTTGCAgattcttgttgatttcttggCGAATCTTGGCCGTCACGTTAGGGTTTTCCGAGAGAATCCAGAAGAACCAAGTGAGTGCAGAGGCAATGGTATCTCTGCCAGCTACAATGTAACTCAATATGACATCTTTGAGGAATCGATCATCACTAGGGTTCAAGGTCTCGTACTGGGTTGTGTCTAGCTTTATGTAGGACGTCAACAAATCTTCACCTTCTCCACTAGGGGACTGGTGATTAATGCCTTGTAGTCTTACCTCCTCTCTCTTAGCTGATATGTATTTGGCACACACACGATAGAAAATGTCATCAGCTTCTAACATTTTCTTCTCTATTCCCAGTCCCATCCATCTTTGTAGCTTCCACAAGAATCTTGGTTTTACATGTCTATACAAAATCCCTTCTATAGCCTCAGTAAGAGCCTTGTCGAACTCATTCTCTGGCATGTCGATGGAGAGACTTGTAGGATCAGAACCAGTTATCAGAACCATTGATATGTCGAAAGTGAATCTCCGGAACACATCTTGCAAGTTCATGACCATTCCTTCCTTTGCAAAATGATCGAAAACAGGCACAAGCCCGTTCTTGAGTTTACTTCTCGTGGCTCTCACTGATAGTCTGGCAAACCCCTGATGTTTGAGTGTGCCCTCCGCTGCCTTCCTATGATTCTTCCAAAGCTCCGCGTCCACGTTGAATATCACATCCTTGAAAACGTCAAAGACTTCTTTGAAGTCAGGGCCTTTGTTGTAATTCAAGAAGTTTGAGCTTAACATATAGTGAATATTAGCTGGATCAATGGTGATCAACATATCCATACCAGCCAACAATGGACCCTTGAATTGAAATGTCAAGTTGGAGTTCTCGAGAAGTTCCACGGTGAAATCATAGATCCGGTGGAGCACCATCAACAGGCCCGGAAGCATCCCAATAAGAGGCCAGTTAGTCGTAATGAAGCTCATATTTGGTTTCTTGATGAAAAAGTGAAGTAAGATGATAAAGCAAACAATAGGTATGCATATAAAAGCCATTAGAGATATTTTTGTGTGTAATTGATCTTGAGCTAACCTTCATTTATATACACACGCACGCTATGAATATTGAACTAATAATCATACTGTATTTCAAATTATTGGTATGTGTGCCAATCTTTCCCGAATTGATCCTGCAAGAAGGGACGAACATAAATCAGGAAGCAATGATATGATGGTCGTATTTAAGATCCCCAAATTATGTCGTCTATATAtcagttaaaataaaacttcacaTCACTTCATAGTCATCAATGTATATTTtcagtaaaaacaaaaatcaatgtATATTTTCTGTATGTTCGGAGACTTTATGTTTTGATGTTGttggatttcataaaaaaaactcttatcaATTCATTCTTAGGCCATGATTAATCTTGGTCTCTTAACTAGGATTCTTAACTTTGGTGAAGAGACGGtttttagcttttaactaagaaaagctaagaaacgtctcttaaacaaaaaaaatgttaaaaaaatgtcaaatcataaaTCAAGAACCCCAAATAAAAGATTGGGATTAATCATACTCTTACCGGTCGTCTAAGTTATGATAATAGAGTTTTTTAGGGAAATTGCACCTCATACACTagagttttaccctaattaacCAAATACCTTAAATCCCACAATGTTATACCTTTCTCCATAGACACAAACTAGTCACAtcatagatatttttatttttttagggttttaaacCAATTCACCATTTTTTTAATGAAGATAATGGAGTTTTCAATAACTAGATATTGTAAGTTAGCCTAAACTTGCCTATACCATGACAAAATTACCAAAACCTACGTGAACTATGATAAAAGTGTCATTTTCTCTAGAATACGTGCTATACGGCCGTACATGCGCTGATTATACtttgagttattcttgggttcaccccctaggatgaacctctaggttcaccaaccaataagatttcattattttaaattcgatatctttttaaaaaggaaacaaaatattctctaattatattatgtttttaaaataaaaaagtaaaaaaaataatagttacagaaaaaagaattaaaaaaaatatatatttttaacgttgtcaacaaaacactaaaccctaaatcctaatccctaaatcctaaaccctaaactcttgggtaaaccctaaacacttgGGTAAACCGTAAATctttggataaatcttaaactctaaataaaaaacactaaaactctaaactctaaacccttgaatgttttagtgtatagtgattttgatttagagtttaagatttatcctagagtttaaggtttatccaagggtttagggtttaggattaaggatttagggattaggatttagggtttagggtttaatgttataCTGAcgacgtaaaatatttttttttgtaattactactattttttttttactttttaattttaaaaatataatataatttgacaatattttgtttccttttctttaaaagatatcgaatataaaataaaacaatcctattggttgatgaacctagaggttcaccctaggaaGTGGACCTAAGAATAAGTCTTATACGTTATACATCCTTGGCGTACCGAATTTTACAGTTCGGTTAATCTAAACGGTATAACCTGTTTTGGAAGTTTTAACTTGAATTACGAAGACCAGTGACGACAATTACTTTACTTTGCGTTCGTCGGTTCTTGAATCCATATTTTATAGGAAAGTGGGTTTAAAGTCTGTCTTTTTCATCTATCCTTTTGCCAATTGGGAAGATAAAAGTCATTGCTGTATTTTATTGCTgtgaacatattttatattgtagttttttttttgttttacatccAGTTTCTACAAAAAATGATCttagtatatatttgaaattttactcTTTATTTTAGACTAGAAAATatttagaagttttttttgaaaTGGGGGTCATAAgttgaaaaattatatttgcaacttttaaaagagttagattttagtttttggttatgTCATAAtagtttgatttcttttttgtttctttctcaaTAGTTTGATTTCTTATAATTAGGGTTATAGTTTGTAATttgtatttagggtttagggtttcatttAACATCACCCTAGTCACGTTTCAGTGTGTGTATATTTAGTGACTAAAATCACAGCTGTACccattttttaattatagtcCTCACAAAACGTGACTATTTTTAGTCACAAAAAACTAACGTGACAAAAACGTATCTTATTAGCCATGAAATTGACACGATTTGTCACGTTTACATTTTTCGTGACTAACTATGACTATTCCGTGACTAAGTAGAAAAAAGACACGATCCTATCGTGACTAGACCGTGTCTATATCACAATTTTCTACTAGTGTATagacatatattttaaattttatcactataattattaaatattctattttctttataaaatattcaCTGTATATGCCCCGCGTAAACTTTGTATATACAATTAGGCGCTATACAGTAATTCACTGTCCCATGTTCTAcgtttttaacaaaaacaatacGGACAGTTAGCTATACAAAaagtaataaatgaatttaGAGTATTTGTACTCCCTACACACAACTTCCTCCCTATTTGCACTCCATACCTTATTTCCCTTCAATTTTTTTCCCCCATCACTACCATTTTCCCCCAATTCAATGGTATCTCACTCTTTTGagtatattgagctaatttgcTCATGAATttacaagaaataaataaaatatttcacatttataatattagatatttatttgcatcgttatatatatatatatcatatttgaaTAGGTTTTGACCAATTTCTCCTAAGGAAATATGATAAGATTAAATCTCATCTCATGGAAATCAAAGGtctttgaatatcaattttaagagtaattttcaatgaaatttatcctttaaatatatttgaagaaCTTCCGTGACCGGTAAAATGTTCACAGACAACACAAGcagtattttataaaagaacTGTCTGATTAGGGAACTACCAGATTTGGTAAAAGAATTTGTCGGTCCAATAAAAGCTTCAA
This genomic interval from Brassica napus cultivar Da-Ae chromosome A6, Da-Ae, whole genome shotgun sequence contains the following:
- the LOC125575948 gene encoding alkane hydroxylase MAH1-like; the protein is MAFICIPIVCFIILLHFFIKKPNMSFITTNWPLIGMLPGLLMVLHRIYDFTVELLENSNLTFQFKGPLLAGMDMLITIDPANIHYMLSSNFLNYNKGPDFKEVFDVFKDVIFNVDAELWKNHRKAAEGTLKHQGFARLSVRATRSKLKNGLVPVFDHFAKEGMVMNLQDVFRRFTFDISMVLITGSDPTSLSIDMPENEFDKALTEAIEGILYRHVKPRFLWKLQRWMGLGIEKKMLEADDIFYRVCAKYISAKREEVRLQGINHQSPSGEGEDLLTSYIKLDTTQYETLNPSDDRFLKDVILSYIVAGRDTIASALTWFFWILSENPNVTAKIRQEINKNLQKSKTGQEKSSLDPSELNKLVYLHAALYESMRLYPPAPFERTSPIKKDVLPSGHKVHANAKIIILLYALGRMKAVWGEDASEFKPERWVTNTGSLRHEPSFKFLAFNAGPRSCLGKQLAMNLMKTVIVEILQNYDIHVIKGQKIEPLPSLILRMKHGLSVTITKRD